From Skermanella sp. TT6, a single genomic window includes:
- a CDS encoding ABC transporter permease produces MNMMALRTAVRALWLHRLRSLLTMTGIAVGIAAVILMVAIGTATQEKVIAQIQNLGANLIMVVPGQRIGPGGVRLSGDANVLLTEDDGQAIRAEIPSVREVGAMWWGSGQSINGNRNSWSRMHGISAGYLDVRGWPVIAGRTLTAEDDATVAKVALLGQTVLERLFEPGENPVGRVIRLRNVPFQVVGVLERKGQSAQGTDQDDVVYVPLTTARMRLNNKPAPKVQAVSAITGKKRFDGTGTSGFQKVEQLKANPSVIFAGAVNALMIQARDTAGLKATTGEVRELLRQRHKLMPDEPDDFDIRNLSEVAEARAASARMLTVLLIGIAALSLLIAGIGIMNIMLVSVTERTAEIGLRLAVGAGRRDILSQFLIEAAALALVSGLLGVLLGFGGVLAVDALTEIGPAFEPLTALGAFAGAGAIGVVFGLYPAWQASRLDPIVALRRA; encoded by the coding sequence ATGAACATGATGGCCTTGCGGACGGCCGTCCGCGCCCTCTGGCTGCATCGGCTGCGCAGCCTCCTGACCATGACCGGCATCGCCGTCGGAATCGCCGCGGTGATCCTGATGGTGGCGATCGGCACCGCCACCCAGGAGAAGGTGATAGCCCAGATCCAGAACCTGGGCGCCAACCTGATCATGGTGGTGCCCGGGCAGCGGATCGGGCCGGGCGGCGTCCGCCTGAGCGGCGATGCCAACGTGCTGCTGACGGAGGACGACGGGCAGGCGATCCGCGCCGAGATTCCCTCGGTCCGGGAAGTCGGCGCCATGTGGTGGGGCAGCGGCCAGTCGATCAACGGCAACAGGAACTCCTGGTCGCGCATGCACGGCATCTCGGCCGGCTACCTCGACGTCAGGGGCTGGCCGGTGATCGCCGGGCGCACCCTGACGGCGGAGGACGACGCCACGGTCGCCAAGGTGGCGCTGCTCGGGCAGACCGTCCTGGAGCGGCTGTTCGAGCCCGGGGAGAACCCGGTCGGCCGGGTGATCCGGCTGCGCAACGTGCCGTTCCAGGTCGTGGGCGTGCTGGAGCGGAAGGGCCAGTCGGCCCAGGGCACGGACCAGGACGACGTCGTCTATGTTCCCCTGACGACGGCGCGGATGCGGCTGAACAACAAGCCGGCGCCCAAGGTGCAGGCGGTCAGCGCCATCACCGGCAAGAAGCGCTTCGACGGGACCGGCACCAGCGGCTTCCAGAAGGTCGAGCAGCTGAAGGCCAACCCGTCGGTGATCTTCGCGGGGGCGGTCAACGCGCTGATGATCCAGGCCCGGGACACCGCGGGCCTGAAGGCGACCACCGGGGAGGTCAGGGAACTGCTGCGACAGCGGCACAAGCTGATGCCCGACGAGCCGGACGATTTCGACATCCGGAACCTGTCGGAGGTGGCCGAGGCCCGCGCCGCCTCCGCCCGGATGCTCACCGTGCTGCTGATCGGCATCGCGGCGCTGTCGCTCCTGATCGCCGGCATCGGCATCATGAACATCATGCTGGTGTCCGTCACCGAACGGACGGCGGAGATCGGGCTGCGGCTGGCGGTCGGCGCCGGCAGGCGGGATATCCTGTCCCAATTCCTGATCGAGGCGGCGGCGCTGGCCCTGGTCAGCGGCCTGCTGGGCGTGCTGCTGGGCTTCGGCGGCGTCCTGGCGGTGGATGCCCTGACCGAGATCGGGCCGGCGTTCGAGCCGCTGACCGCCCTCGGCGCCTTCGCGGGCGCCGGAGCGATCGGAGTGGTCTTCGGCCTCTATCCGGCCTGGCAGGCCTCCCGGCTCGACCCCATCGTGGCCCTCCGCCGGGCCTGA
- a CDS encoding TRAP transporter large permease: MFFGVIGILLLGFPVAFTLAGTSLIIAGIGWLLDAFQPALFGTLASRYVGAMTNEVLVAVPLFVFMGVMLERSRIAEQLLVTMAQLFGSLRGGLGLSVIMVGALLAASTGIVGATVVTMGLLSLPAMLRAGYDPKLACGIICASGTLGQIIPPSTVLIFMGDILQGANAQAQMALGNFAPNPVSVGDLFVGAFIPGFILVGLYMGWTICLAVARPQSAPAMVMSADDRRDLPRNVAVALIPALALIVAVLGSILAGIATPTESASVGAVGAMALAAARRQFSYAILRHCMMATMQITSMVFVILFGASMFALVFRTLGGDALLEEFLTALPGGVTGAMLFVMCLMFVLGFILDTFEIIFIVMPLTAPILLQMGVDPVWLGVMVGINLQTSFLTPPVGFSLFYLRSVAPPSVATGQIYRGVIPFVLLQMAGLAMVWWFPQLATWLPAIVFG, translated from the coding sequence ATGTTCTTCGGCGTCATCGGCATCCTGCTGCTGGGCTTTCCCGTCGCCTTCACCCTTGCGGGCACGTCGCTGATCATCGCCGGAATCGGCTGGCTGCTGGACGCCTTCCAACCGGCGCTGTTCGGCACCCTTGCGTCGCGCTATGTCGGCGCCATGACCAACGAGGTGCTGGTCGCGGTGCCGCTGTTCGTCTTCATGGGCGTGATGCTGGAGCGGTCCCGGATCGCCGAGCAGTTGCTGGTCACCATGGCGCAGCTGTTCGGCAGCCTGCGGGGAGGGCTCGGACTCTCGGTCATCATGGTCGGAGCCCTGCTGGCGGCCTCGACCGGTATCGTCGGCGCGACCGTCGTGACCATGGGGCTGCTAAGCCTGCCGGCGATGCTGAGGGCCGGCTACGACCCGAAACTCGCCTGCGGCATCATCTGCGCTTCGGGCACCCTGGGGCAGATCATTCCACCCTCGACCGTCCTGATCTTCATGGGCGACATCCTGCAGGGGGCCAATGCCCAGGCCCAGATGGCGCTCGGCAACTTCGCGCCCAATCCGGTCTCGGTCGGCGACCTGTTCGTCGGGGCCTTCATCCCGGGCTTCATCCTGGTCGGCCTTTACATGGGGTGGACCATCTGCCTTGCGGTCGCCCGGCCGCAGTCGGCTCCCGCCATGGTGATGTCCGCCGACGACCGGCGCGACCTGCCGAGGAACGTGGCCGTGGCGCTGATCCCGGCGCTGGCATTGATCGTGGCGGTGCTCGGATCGATCCTGGCCGGCATCGCCACGCCGACGGAATCGGCGTCGGTCGGCGCGGTCGGCGCCATGGCCCTTGCCGCCGCGCGCCGGCAGTTCAGCTACGCGATCCTGCGCCACTGCATGATGGCGACCATGCAGATCACGTCGATGGTGTTCGTCATCCTGTTCGGCGCGTCCATGTTCGCCCTGGTCTTCCGGACGCTGGGAGGGGACGCGCTGCTGGAGGAGTTCCTGACGGCGCTGCCGGGGGGAGTCACCGGGGCGATGCTGTTCGTGATGTGCCTGATGTTCGTCCTGGGTTTCATCCTGGACACGTTCGAGATCATCTTCATCGTGATGCCGCTGACCGCGCCGATCCTGCTCCAGATGGGAGTGGATCCGGTCTGGCTGGGCGTGATGGTCGGAATCAACCTCCAGACCAGTTTCCTGACCCCGCCGGTGGGCTTCTCGCTGTTCTACCTGCGGAGCGTCGCCCCGCCGTCGGTCGCGACGGGCCAGATCTACCGCGGCGTGATCCCCTTCGTCCTGCTCCAGATGGCCGGGCTGGCGATGGTCTGGTGGTTCCCGCAGCTCGCCACCTGGCTGCCCGCCATCGTCTTCGGCTAG
- a CDS encoding TRAP transporter small permease subunit, protein MRVVNQLNEWVGRAVSWLTLGVVLVCFSVVVLRYVFNIGFIWMQDIYVWLHAAAFTLGAGYALLHDHHVRVDILYRPAGERYKAWLNLLGVLVLLLPFVTLLVYWGWGYVIRSWELQERSQNVGGMPGLFIVKSCLIGFAVLVGLQGLSMAARSVLILTGNAALLPARDLPPADNLEGA, encoded by the coding sequence GTGCGCGTAGTTAATCAGCTCAACGAATGGGTCGGGCGGGCCGTGTCATGGCTCACGCTCGGCGTCGTGCTGGTCTGCTTCTCGGTGGTCGTGCTTCGCTATGTCTTCAACATCGGCTTCATCTGGATGCAGGACATCTATGTCTGGCTCCATGCGGCGGCCTTCACCCTGGGCGCCGGCTATGCCCTCCTGCACGACCACCATGTCCGCGTCGACATCCTCTACAGACCGGCCGGCGAGCGCTACAAGGCTTGGCTGAACCTGCTGGGCGTACTCGTGCTCCTTCTTCCGTTCGTGACGCTTCTGGTCTACTGGGGCTGGGGCTACGTGATCCGCTCCTGGGAGTTGCAGGAGCGTTCGCAGAATGTCGGCGGCATGCCGGGCCTGTTCATCGTCAAAAGCTGCCTGATCGGGTTCGCGGTGCTGGTCGGCCTCCAAGGCCTGTCGATGGCGGCGCGGAGCGTGCTGATCCTCACCGGCAACGCGGCGCTGCTGCCGGCCAGGGACCTGCCGCCTGCCGACAACCTGGAAGGGGCCTGA
- a CDS encoding GtrA family protein yields MNIVSLLGHFSQFALVGCAAAIGHYGLLILLSEGFGTAPVPASGAGFILGAAISYALNYRYVFRSDQSHAPTAFKFLTVATLGLCLNSLIMALLTTGAGLHYLLAQVSATATVMVWSYAGNRCWTFAMGDPKA; encoded by the coding sequence ATGAACATCGTATCCCTGCTGGGCCATTTCAGCCAGTTCGCGCTCGTCGGCTGCGCTGCGGCGATCGGTCACTACGGTCTTTTGATCCTTCTCAGCGAGGGGTTCGGCACGGCTCCCGTTCCGGCATCCGGAGCCGGCTTCATCCTTGGAGCCGCGATCAGCTACGCCCTGAATTACCGCTACGTGTTCCGCAGCGACCAGAGCCACGCGCCCACCGCCTTCAAGTTCCTGACGGTCGCGACGCTGGGCCTGTGCCTGAACAGCTTGATCATGGCCCTGCTGACCACGGGTGCCGGCCTGCACTACCTTCTGGCCCAGGTGAGCGCCACGGCGACCGTCATGGTGTGGAGCTATGCCGGCAACCGCTGCTGGACCTTCGCCATGGGAGATCCGAAGGCCTGA
- a CDS encoding class I SAM-dependent methyltransferase, whose protein sequence is MNPWIDFWNRPNAIYVNQRNVDAHFDCIVRDLREFVPPGGTKVVLDFGCGEAVGASRLADGCATLYLYDAAPAVRDRVRERLAGDRRIKVLDGNGLHHLPAASVDVVLVVSVVQYMARDELSDALRLWHRILKPDGALIIADVIDPATPIHVDVRSQLAFARKNGFLVAALGGLVRMFFSNYRDLRNRAGFAMYRQEEMLGMLRSGGFEGTVLPRNIGPGAHRKAFRARKLTKQARAAAE, encoded by the coding sequence GTGAATCCATGGATCGACTTCTGGAACCGCCCCAATGCGATCTATGTGAATCAGCGTAACGTCGACGCGCATTTCGATTGCATCGTCCGCGACCTGCGTGAATTCGTCCCGCCCGGAGGCACCAAGGTGGTGCTGGATTTCGGCTGCGGCGAGGCCGTGGGCGCCAGCCGTCTGGCCGATGGATGCGCAACCCTCTACCTGTACGATGCCGCTCCGGCCGTGCGGGACAGGGTGCGGGAGCGGCTGGCAGGCGATCGGCGCATCAAGGTGCTGGACGGGAACGGCTTGCACCATCTGCCGGCGGCCAGCGTCGATGTCGTGCTGGTGGTCTCGGTCGTCCAGTACATGGCACGGGACGAGCTGTCGGACGCACTGCGCCTGTGGCATCGCATCCTGAAGCCCGACGGAGCCCTGATCATCGCCGACGTGATCGATCCGGCGACGCCGATCCATGTCGATGTCAGGTCGCAGCTGGCCTTCGCCCGGAAGAACGGATTCCTGGTGGCCGCCTTGGGTGGTCTGGTCCGGATGTTCTTCTCGAATTACCGCGACTTGCGCAACCGCGCGGGGTTCGCGATGTACCGCCAGGAAGAAATGCTCGGCATGCTGCGGTCCGGGGGATTCGAGGGGACGGTACTCCCCCGCAACATCGGACCCGGTGCCCACCGGAAGGCGTTCCGGGCGCGCAAACTGACGAAGCAGGCGAGGGCGGCGGCGGAGTAG
- a CDS encoding glycosyltransferase family 39 protein — protein sequence MAILATVLVLVAATFQNYGISWDEEIQNTYGKKILSFYLSGFEDRSVFVHFNLYLYGGSFDLIAAMANAVSPFGEYETRHLLGGLVGLLGLAGVWRLGRLFGGPRVGFLALLLMVVTPAYYGHMFINPKDIPFACGMTWSLYLMCRAMETLPRVPLRTALGLGSVLGITLGTRIVGLLAGLYLAAALVLYLVLVARQGAGRRGVARTMGDLALSFLPMLPVMYLAMAAFWPWAWQEPLNPIRAATVFSNFPWPGSVLVNGEMIKATDLPSYYLPLFLGTQLPELVLAGIASAALIVSARLLKGGLLKGGFGDLSQPAMLKLVLLVLAALFPLAYFMAARPLALNGMRHFLFMLPPLTVIAALALDRVGAWAATAWPRLRWALAVPLGVTVAFQVWTMGRLHPQEYIFYNQFVGGVAGAEGRFELDYWGTSLAEATDMLESKLKAENGGRLGGRYKVFVCANPTSALYFLPPNFVQTENRRDADFFIALTLSDCDKSSDGKQIVEVSRFGAPLAVVKDRRDLVGRPVARIGKPVN from the coding sequence ATGGCCATCCTGGCGACCGTGCTGGTTCTGGTCGCCGCCACGTTCCAGAACTACGGCATAAGCTGGGACGAGGAAATCCAGAACACCTACGGCAAGAAGATCCTGTCCTTCTACCTCAGCGGTTTCGAAGACCGCTCCGTATTCGTGCATTTCAATCTGTACCTGTATGGCGGCTCCTTCGATCTGATCGCCGCCATGGCCAACGCCGTCTCGCCTTTCGGCGAGTACGAAACACGGCACCTGCTGGGCGGCCTGGTCGGGCTGCTGGGGCTTGCCGGAGTCTGGCGCCTGGGGCGGCTGTTCGGCGGACCGCGCGTCGGGTTCCTGGCATTGCTGCTGATGGTGGTGACGCCGGCCTATTACGGCCATATGTTCATCAATCCCAAGGACATTCCCTTCGCCTGCGGCATGACATGGTCCCTGTACCTGATGTGCCGCGCCATGGAGACGCTGCCGCGGGTTCCGCTGCGCACCGCGCTGGGTCTCGGATCGGTGCTCGGGATCACCCTCGGTACCCGCATCGTGGGGCTGCTTGCCGGGCTTTATCTCGCCGCGGCACTCGTCCTGTACCTGGTCCTGGTCGCGAGGCAGGGAGCCGGCCGGCGGGGGGTGGCCCGCACCATGGGCGATCTGGCGCTGTCGTTCCTGCCCATGCTGCCGGTCATGTATCTGGCCATGGCGGCATTCTGGCCCTGGGCCTGGCAGGAGCCGTTGAACCCGATCCGTGCGGCGACGGTGTTCTCGAACTTCCCTTGGCCGGGCTCCGTCCTGGTGAACGGAGAGATGATCAAGGCCACGGATCTGCCGTCCTATTACCTGCCCCTGTTCCTGGGCACCCAGTTGCCGGAACTGGTCCTGGCGGGCATCGCGTCGGCTGCATTGATCGTTTCGGCCCGGTTGCTGAAGGGCGGGCTTCTGAAGGGTGGCTTCGGGGATCTGTCGCAACCGGCAATGCTGAAACTGGTCCTTCTTGTCCTCGCGGCCCTGTTCCCGCTGGCCTATTTCATGGCGGCACGGCCGCTCGCCCTGAACGGCATGCGTCATTTCCTGTTCATGCTGCCGCCGCTGACCGTGATCGCAGCCCTTGCGCTCGACCGTGTCGGGGCCTGGGCGGCGACCGCGTGGCCGCGGCTGCGATGGGCGCTCGCCGTGCCGCTCGGCGTCACCGTCGCGTTCCAGGTCTGGACGATGGGCCGGCTGCATCCCCAGGAGTACATCTTCTACAACCAGTTCGTCGGAGGCGTCGCCGGGGCCGAGGGCCGCTTCGAACTGGACTACTGGGGAACGTCCCTGGCCGAGGCCACCGACATGCTCGAAAGCAAGCTGAAGGCTGAGAACGGCGGGCGGCTGGGCGGGCGGTACAAGGTTTTCGTCTGTGCGAACCCGACATCGGCCCTCTACTTCCTGCCGCCCAACTTCGTTCAGACGGAGAACCGCCGGGATGCGGATTTCTTCATTGCGCTTACCCTGTCGGACTGCGACAAATCATCCGACGGCAAGCAGATCGTCGAGGTCAGCCGGTTCGGCGCCCCCCTGGCCGTGGTCAAGGATCGCCGGGATCTGGTCGGACGGCCGGTAGCGCGGATCGGCAAGCCTGTGAACTGA
- a CDS encoding DedA family protein produces MEIFDLIHRYGDLFYGVVAVWTFLEGETIVIFSGIAAREGVVNLTLLISCAWIGSFLGDQMYFMLGRHAGARMLNRYPRWQPGVDRALGLLEKYSTAFILSFRFIYGVRNFSSFAMGMSTLSWRRFAVLNFIAAGIWAACFAGAGYAAGAALQQVVGEMATAVTVGLLGVFILAAAVMGLVSWRRRRALAVPAVAAAVKAGPEAFSSSERRP; encoded by the coding sequence ATGGAAATCTTCGACCTCATCCATCGCTACGGCGACCTGTTCTATGGCGTCGTGGCCGTCTGGACCTTCCTGGAAGGCGAGACCATCGTGATCTTCTCGGGCATCGCGGCCCGCGAGGGCGTGGTCAATCTCACCCTGCTGATCTCCTGCGCGTGGATCGGCAGCTTCCTGGGCGACCAGATGTACTTCATGCTCGGACGCCATGCCGGCGCCCGGATGCTGAACCGCTATCCCCGCTGGCAGCCGGGCGTGGACAGGGCGCTCGGCCTGCTGGAGAAATACAGCACCGCCTTCATCCTGAGCTTCCGCTTCATCTACGGCGTCAGGAACTTCAGCTCGTTCGCGATGGGGATGAGCACGCTGTCGTGGCGCCGTTTCGCGGTGCTGAACTTCATCGCCGCAGGGATCTGGGCGGCATGCTTCGCCGGCGCGGGCTACGCCGCGGGCGCGGCGCTCCAGCAGGTGGTGGGAGAGATGGCGACGGCGGTGACCGTCGGCCTGCTCGGAGTCTTCATCCTGGCCGCGGCCGTCATGGGCCTGGTGTCGTGGCGCCGCCGGCGGGCGCTCGCCGTCCCCGCGGTGGCAGCCGCGGTCAAGGCTGGGCCGGAGGCATTTTCCTCAAGCGAACGACGCCCTTGA
- a CDS encoding DUF3253 domain-containing protein, producing the protein MTDDASKNQKPDPITERILAMIEDGGSVSPQEVAQAFYKDTKTPGMPADGWHKYMTAVRQQAIHLARQGRLQITRKGEPVDPNNFKGVVRLRKMPPAQP; encoded by the coding sequence ATGACCGACGATGCCAGCAAGAACCAGAAGCCCGACCCGATCACCGAACGCATCCTGGCGATGATCGAGGATGGCGGATCCGTGTCCCCGCAGGAGGTCGCCCAGGCCTTCTACAAGGATACCAAGACGCCCGGAATGCCGGCGGACGGCTGGCACAAATACATGACGGCCGTGCGCCAGCAGGCGATCCACCTGGCCCGCCAGGGCCGTCTGCAGATCACCCGCAAGGGCGAGCCGGTCGACCCGAACAACTTCAAGGGCGTCGTTCGCTTGAGGAAAATGCCTCCGGCCCAGCCTTGA
- a CDS encoding chaperone modulator CbpM, protein MMALEQVLAAVGRIDRRDLILWIERRWVRPQHEAGGYVFTDLDVARVTLIREMRDDMAIDDEAMPVVLGLLDQLYGTRRRLRHLVDAVAAQPEEVRRSVAAELRRRALGGDDA, encoded by the coding sequence ATGATGGCGCTCGAACAGGTGCTTGCCGCCGTCGGCCGGATCGACCGGCGGGATCTCATCCTGTGGATCGAGCGGCGCTGGGTCCGGCCGCAGCACGAGGCCGGCGGCTATGTCTTCACCGACCTGGACGTCGCCCGCGTCACTCTGATCCGCGAGATGCGCGACGACATGGCGATCGACGACGAGGCCATGCCGGTCGTCCTCGGCCTGCTGGACCAGCTCTACGGTACCCGCCGCCGCCTCAGGCATCTGGTCGATGCGGTCGCCGCCCAGCCGGAGGAGGTGCGCCGGTCCGTCGCGGCGGAGCTGAGGCGCCGGGCTCTCGGCGGGGACGATGCCTGA
- a CDS encoding DnaJ C-terminal domain-containing protein, with protein sequence MTDPYEILGLSKTATDDDIRKAYRKLAKKYHPDINPGKTDAEARFKDISAAYSLLSDPGKRARFDRGEIDASGAETPRSFYRGFADAGGGGRYGAEEHFVDNEDIESFFADLFGHHGAGRGGADRGGAAGTGGFRMRGGDIDYSLRVSFLDAVNGSRKRLTLPDGRTLDVEIPAGIDSGQSVRLKGQGGPGLGGGPAGDALIRIEVDPHPVFRRDGRNIRIDLPVTLAEALLGAKVRVPTIDGPVAMTIPKGADSGTVLRLKGKGVPASRGGERGDQYVTVRPVLPRQPDAELEEFIRRWYESHPQDPRETLEQSR encoded by the coding sequence ATCCTGGGACTTTCGAAGACCGCGACGGATGACGATATCCGCAAGGCCTATCGCAAGCTGGCCAAGAAGTACCATCCTGACATAAATCCGGGCAAAACCGACGCGGAGGCCCGTTTCAAGGACATCTCCGCGGCCTACTCCCTGCTGTCCGATCCCGGGAAGCGTGCCCGTTTCGACCGTGGGGAGATCGACGCGAGCGGGGCCGAGACGCCGCGCAGCTTCTATCGCGGCTTCGCCGACGCGGGCGGCGGCGGCCGCTACGGGGCGGAAGAGCACTTCGTCGACAACGAGGACATCGAAAGCTTCTTCGCCGACCTGTTCGGCCATCACGGCGCCGGGAGAGGCGGCGCCGATCGGGGAGGGGCCGCCGGAACCGGCGGCTTCCGAATGCGCGGCGGCGACATCGACTATTCCCTGCGCGTATCCTTCCTCGATGCGGTGAACGGGTCGCGAAAGCGCCTGACGCTGCCCGACGGCCGGACGCTGGACGTCGAGATCCCGGCCGGCATCGACAGCGGGCAGAGCGTCAGGCTGAAAGGGCAGGGCGGCCCGGGGCTGGGCGGCGGTCCGGCCGGCGACGCCCTGATCCGGATCGAGGTCGATCCCCATCCGGTATTCCGGCGGGACGGGCGCAACATCCGGATCGACCTGCCGGTGACCCTGGCGGAGGCGCTGCTCGGGGCGAAGGTCCGCGTGCCGACGATCGACGGGCCGGTCGCCATGACCATCCCGAAGGGGGCCGACAGCGGTACCGTGCTCCGGCTGAAGGGAAAAGGCGTCCCGGCATCCCGCGGGGGCGAGCGCGGCGACCAGTATGTCACGGTTCGCCCGGTCCTGCCCCGCCAGCCCGACGCGGAGCTGGAGGAGTTCATCCGGCGATGGTACGAGAGCCACCCGCAGGACCCCCGCGAAACCTTGGAGCAATCACGATGA